A section of the Naumovozyma dairenensis CBS 421 chromosome 5, complete genome genome encodes:
- the RDL2 gene encoding thiosulfate sulfurtransferase RDL2 (similar to Saccharomyces cerevisiae YOR286W; ancestral locus Anc_8.747) translates to MLRTITGRTAILRQSSSRPTSLLLRTFSTKSPKIYDFNQIKKLVQQPIESKTLVDVREPEELKEYAMPTAINIPLKTAPGALSLSSDEFFDIFHFEKPPINNELIFFCQKGIRAQTAEELARSYGYENTGIYPGSIKEWLEKNGKDIKPTATFQAKL, encoded by the coding sequence ATGTTGAGAACGATCACTGGAAGAACCGCAATCTTGAGACAATCGTCCTCTCGTCCAACTTCTCTCCTCTTAAGAACATTCTCCACTAAATCTCCAAAAATCTATGACtttaatcaaattaaaaaattagtaCAACAACcaattgaatcaaaaaCATTAGTAGACGTAAGGGAAcctgaagaattgaaagaatatgCCATGCCTACAGCAATTAACATCCCTTTGAAAACTGCTCCTGGTGCACTAAGTTTATCATCTGATGAattctttgatattttccatttcgAAAAACCGCctataaataatgaattaatattcttttgtCAAAAGGGTATAAGAGCTCAAACTGCAGAGGAATTAGCTAGATCTTATGGTTATGAAAATACAGGGATTTATCCCGGTTCCATCAAAGAATGGCTTGAGAAAAATGGTAAAGATATTAAACCGACAGCTACCTTTCAAGCTAAACTATAA